A single genomic interval of Cervus elaphus chromosome 19, mCerEla1.1, whole genome shotgun sequence harbors:
- the LOC122675892 gene encoding cytochrome c-like has product MEHLALTPQTAPGRRDLRSLGPSREDPLKKGKKIFIQKCVQCHTMEKAGRHKTEPSLHGLSGQKTGQTPGFSYTDSNRNKGISWGEETLMGYMENPKKYIRGTKMIFTGIKKMAERADLITYLRKATNE; this is encoded by the exons ATGGAGCACCTAGCCCTCACTCCACAAACAGCCCCTGGAAGAA gagaccttcGATCCCTAGGACCTtctagggaagatcccttgaagaagggaaag AAGAtttttattcagaagtgtgtcCAGTGCCATACCATGGAAAAGGCAGGCAGGCACAAGACTGAGCCAAGTCTCCATGGTCTTTCTGGGCAAAAGACAGGTCAAACCCCTGGATTTTCTTACACAGATTCCAACAGGAACAAAGGCATCTCCTGGGGAGAGGAGACACTGATGGGGTATatggagaatcccaagaagtaCATTCGTGgaacaaaaatgatcttcacggGCATTAAAAAGATGGCAGAAAGGGCAGACCTAATAACTTATCTCAGAAAAGCTACTAATGAGTAA